From one Apium graveolens cultivar Ventura unplaced genomic scaffold, ASM990537v1 ctg7479, whole genome shotgun sequence genomic stretch:
- the LOC141704150 gene encoding large ribosomal subunit protein eL15, translating into MGAYTYVSELWRKKQSDVMRFVQRVRCWEYRQHPSIVRVTHPTRPDKARRLGYKAKQGYVVYRVRVKRGGRKRPVSKGIVYGKPTNQGVTQLKFQRSKRSVAEERAGRKLAGLKVLNSYWVNEDSTYKYFEVILVDAAHTTIRNDPRINWICNPVHKHRELRGLTSAGKKYRGLRGKGHRNHKARPSRRATWKRNNTLSLRRYR; encoded by the exons ATGG GAGCATACACATATGTATCAGAGCTATGGAGGAAGAAACAATCAGATGTGATGAGGTTCGTGCAGAGGGTGAGGTGCTGGGAGTATCGTCAGCATCCTTCTATTGTTCGTGTCACTCATCCCACTCGCCCTGACAAGGCTCGTCGTCTTGGTTACAAGGCTAAGCAG GGTTATGTGGTGTACCGTGTGCGTGTGAAACGTGGTGGACGTAAGAGACCCGTTTCTAAGGGTATTGTTTATGGAAAGCCAACAAACCAGGGGGTTACTCAGCTGAAATTTCAGCGCAGCAAGAGATCAGTCGCTGAGGAACGTGCTGGTCGCAAACTTGCAGGTCTCAAGGTTCTCAATTCTTACTGGGTTAATGAG GATTCAACTTACAAGTACTTTGAAGTAATTTTGGTTGATGCTGCTCACACAACCATCCGCAATGACCCAAGGATCAACTGGATTTGTAACCCTGTTCACAAGCACAGAGAGCTCCGTGGACTCACCTCTGCTGGCAAGAAATACAGGGGTCTGCGTGGAAAGGGTCACCGGAACCACAAAGCACGACCTTCAAGAAGGGCTACCTGGAAGAGGAACAATACATTGTCTCTTCGTCGTTACCGTTAA